The DNA sequence GCCAGCGCAATGGGATTGGTGTTGGCGACGGTCGGCTTGCCACCGCCGCTCAAGGTTACCCCGGCGCGGTTGCAGGAACGTTTCGGGTTGACGGTGACGGAGGCGATGCTCGCCAGCCATCTCGTGGCTGGCAGTTCGCTTGAGAAGGCGGCGGAGCGACTCGGCATCCGCCGCACCGTCGCACGGTCACACCTGCGACAGATCTTCGTGAAGACCGGAACCAACCGCCAAACCGCGTTGGTGCAACGGCTGTTGGTGGAGTTGTGAATGTTCTGTGCTGGGAAGCGAGAAATGCTGACAGACCTGAAAGGAGGAGAACTCATGAAAGGAGAAGAGGCCATGAATACACGCTTGATGAGTGAAGGTTCAGGGGGGCGCAGCAGATGGTGCCGTGCCTTTGTTTTGGTCGCGCTGGTTGCGGCCATCGGAGGTGCCGCTGTCGCGAACGCGAAAACAGCGCTGATTGACGCCGACACTGTCTCTGGCTCACCGAGCCAGGAGGAGCAGGCCGCAACCGCGCAAGGCTATACGGTCACAGTGGTCAGCGGTGCGATCTGGTCAGGGATGACGCAGTCCCAGTTTGGAGCGTACGACTTGCTGATCATCGGCGACGCGACCTGTAGCGGCGCCTCACAGACGGCCGCGTCGAACGCGGCGACGTGGGCACCGGTGGTGATGGGGACGGCCGGCGGTCGGACGCAGGCCGGCAACCGCGTTCTGATTGGCACCGACCCCGTGTATCACGACAGTGGCTACCTTAGCTCGCGGGCGACGATCATCCGCGACGCCATCAAGTTCGCCGGCAAGCAGCCGGGGAAGACAGGCCTCTACTTCGACGCCTCGTGCAGTGGTGGCGGCGGCAACGTGGTGAGCGCCCTCACCTTGCTCTCGATCGGATCGGGATCGTGGACGAATGACGATGGCCCGCCATGCGGCGGCAACGTTTCGTTGATCGCCTCGGAGCCGTCGTTCGGTGCTCCCGATCCTCTGACCACCGCATCCTTGCAGAGCTGGAGCTGCTCGGTCCACGAGTCATGGCCAACCTTCCCGACCGACTGGAGCGCGCTGGCGGTCGCGACGGACACAGCGAGTCACCCGACCTGTGGCGTCGATCCCGACACGCTATTGAGTGCCTGCGGTGAGGCTACATCCTGATCGCCGGATCGTCGATCGTCGTTACCTCGAGCAGCATCAGTGTGGCGCCGGGGGACGACAGCAATCCGGCCGGCACCAGCCACACGATCACAGCCAACGTCACAAGCGGCGGCTTGCCCCTCCCCGGTCAGCGGGTCACGTTCACGGTCACCGGACAGAACTCCGGCGCGGTTGGCGTGTGCTTGCCGGCTGATTGCATGAGCGACGCCAACGGTGATGTGACGTTCACGTA is a window from the Deltaproteobacteria bacterium genome containing:
- a CDS encoding helix-turn-helix transcriptional regulator; its protein translation is MSNELEQPSSVLAADRTFVVRLGATAANRLSGRVEHVWSGRAIEFDSPESLLSFILGSTRRPNGNAVTETRSADVTASAMGLVLATVGLPPPLKVTPARLQERFGLTVTEAMLASHLVAGSSLEKAAERLGIRRTVARSHLRQIFVKTGTNRQTALVQRLLVEL